A single window of Rhinoraja longicauda isolate Sanriku21f chromosome 29, sRhiLon1.1, whole genome shotgun sequence DNA harbors:
- the mettl2a gene encoding tRNA N(3)-cytidine methyltransferase METTL2, with protein MAAPIEPDSPPLRPQFGSRYLTDPGRVFQHNAWDNVEWTEEQEATARKKVEENCTETLSSEKGAEYENRANNYWNDFYKIHENRFFKDRHWLFTEFPELVPNSISFQLDQVKASSTSGHQSNTDSRNCCDSSFENAQRCSQQCSGEPVTFVQEPDHFQVNTLNLKDDERKDRLVDVTSGNTTQTQTKLNQKQLPDTNCTGASATFHILEVGCGVGNTVFPILQTNNDPGLFVHCCDFSSTAVELVKLNSGYDSSRCLAFVHDLCDTQASFPMPDQSLDIIILIFVLSAIHPDKMQAVIKRLSQLLKPGGMIVFRDYGRYDMAQLRFKKGRCLSENFYVRGDGTRVYFFTQGELDELFTSAGLKKVQNLVDRRLQVNRGKQLTMYRVWIQCKYRKPLPGGEEGSQP; from the exons ATGGCGGCGCCCATTGAGCCAGACTCCCCGCCGCTGCGACCACAGTTCGGGAGCCGGTATCTGACTGACCCGGGCCGAGTCTTCCAGCACAACGCCTG GGATAATGTGGAGTGGACTGAAGAACAGGAGGCAACTGCCAGGAAGAAAGTTGAAGAAAACTGTACTGAAACTCTGTCTTCAGAAAAAGGAG CGGAATATGAGAACAGAGCTAACAATTACTGGAATGACTTCTACAAAATCCACGAGAACAGATTTTTCAAAGACCGCCACTGGCTCTTTACAGAATTTCCGGAGCTGGTGCCCAATTCAATATCTTTCCAGTTGGATCAGGTCAAAGCTAGCTCGACATCAGGTCATCAGAGCAACACTGACTCCAGAAACTGCTGTGATAGCAGCTTTGAGAATGCTCAACGTTGCTCCCAGCAATGTTCAGGTGAGCCAGTAACATTCGTGCAGGAGCCGGATCATTTTCAAGTCAATACTCTCAATTTGAAAGACGATGAAAGAAAAGATAGGCTTGTGGATGTGACTTCAGGGAATACAACGCAGACGCAGACAAAACTGAATCAGAAGCAATTACCCGATACCAACTGCACAGGAGCTTCAGCAACATTCCATATACTAGAG GTTGGATGTGGAGTTGGAAATACTGTGTTCCCCATTCTACAAACTAATAA TGATCCAGGGTTGTTTGTGCACTGCTGTGACTTTTCCTCAACTGCCGTGGAACTTGTCAAG TTGAACTCTGGTTATGACAGCTCTCGTTGCCTCGCATTTGTCCATGATCTGTGTGATACTCAGGCCAGCTTCCCAATGCCAGACCAAAGCCTGGACATCATCATCCTTATATTTGTACTCTCAGCAATACATCCAGATAA AATGCAGGCTGTCATTAAGAGACTGAGTCAACttctaaaaccagggggaatgatTGTCTTCAGGGACTATGGGCGCTATGACATGGCACAGCTTCGATTTAAGAAAG GTCGTTGCCTATCTGAAAATTTCTACGTTCGAGGAGATGGAACAAGAGTTTATTTTTTCACACAAG GAGAACTGGATGAGCTGTTCACATCTGCCGGCCTGAAGAAAGTCCAGAACCTGGTGGATCGACGACTTCAGGTTAACCGAGGGAAACAGCTGACCATGTATCGGGTCTGGATCCAGTGCAAGTATCGTAAACCTCTCCCCGGaggagaagaagggtcccagccctga